In a genomic window of Methylovirgula sp. 4M-Z18:
- a CDS encoding M3 family oligoendopeptidase: protein MRGGAKADLGALPEWDLSGLYPDLDSDEYKADTARALSECRDFAAQYKGKLAEIVAGPDASAQLAAVIRRYEGLEDLLGRIMSYAGLVYSGDTTDPVRAKFYGDAQEKVTNASTDLLFFVLELNRLDAAQLDAAMQTGPLAHYRPWLEDIRKELPHQLDDQLEKLFLEKSVTGRSAWNRLFDETIAALRFTVDGHEMTIEPALNLLQDPQENTRRNAAHAISQTLSGQARTFALITNTLAKDQEISDRWRHFTHVADSRHLANRVEPEVVDAMVSAVRSAYPRLAHRYYQLKAHWFGKQALPYWDRNAPLPQAPAHHWRWDEARDLVLGAYQQFSPRMASVARRFFDERWIDAPVRPGKAPGAFAHPTVPSSHPFVLVNYQGKPRDVMTLAHELGHGVHQVLAGPNGALMAPTPLTLAETASVFGEMLTFRSLLARTDDPKLRKSMLAAKVEDMLNTVVRQIAFYTFERKLHEARREGELTLEQINRFWMDVQAESLGPAIRLDPSYEIFWAYIPHFIHSPFYVYAYAFGDCLVNSLYGVYQNAAEGFAERYLAMLAAGGTKHHTELLAPFGLDARDPGFWQIGLGMIEGMITELANMDA, encoded by the coding sequence GTGCGAGGGGGAGCGAAGGCCGATCTCGGTGCTTTGCCGGAATGGGATTTGAGCGGGCTCTATCCCGATCTCGACAGCGACGAATACAAGGCCGATACAGCAAGAGCGCTCTCCGAGTGCCGCGATTTCGCCGCGCAGTACAAGGGTAAGCTCGCGGAGATTGTCGCCGGGCCGGACGCTTCCGCCCAGCTCGCCGCCGTGATCCGGCGCTATGAGGGGCTCGAAGATCTGCTCGGCCGCATCATGTCCTATGCCGGCCTTGTCTATTCAGGAGACACGACGGACCCGGTGCGGGCGAAGTTCTACGGCGATGCGCAGGAAAAGGTCACGAACGCCTCGACCGACCTTCTATTCTTCGTGCTCGAACTCAATCGCCTCGATGCGGCGCAGCTCGACGCTGCGATGCAAACCGGGCCGCTCGCACACTATCGGCCATGGCTTGAGGATATTCGCAAGGAACTGCCGCATCAGCTCGACGATCAGCTCGAAAAGCTTTTTCTCGAAAAATCGGTGACCGGGCGCTCCGCCTGGAACCGTCTGTTCGACGAAACCATCGCCGCTCTGCGCTTCACGGTCGATGGTCACGAAATGACGATCGAGCCGGCGCTGAACTTGCTGCAGGACCCGCAGGAGAATACGCGCCGGAACGCCGCCCATGCGATTTCGCAGACCCTGAGCGGTCAGGCGCGCACCTTCGCCCTCATCACCAACACGCTGGCCAAGGATCAGGAAATTTCCGACCGCTGGCGCCACTTCACCCATGTGGCGGACTCGCGCCACCTTGCCAACCGGGTCGAGCCCGAGGTTGTCGATGCGATGGTGAGCGCCGTGCGCAGCGCCTATCCGCGCCTGGCGCATCGCTATTATCAGTTGAAGGCGCATTGGTTCGGCAAGCAGGCGCTGCCCTATTGGGATCGCAATGCGCCCCTGCCGCAGGCACCCGCCCATCATTGGCGGTGGGATGAAGCCCGCGATCTGGTGCTTGGCGCCTATCAGCAATTTTCGCCGCGGATGGCTTCGGTCGCACGCCGGTTTTTCGACGAACGATGGATCGATGCGCCGGTGCGGCCCGGCAAGGCGCCGGGCGCCTTCGCCCATCCCACCGTCCCCTCGTCGCATCCGTTCGTGCTCGTCAATTACCAGGGCAAGCCGCGCGACGTCATGACCCTGGCGCACGAACTCGGACATGGGGTGCATCAGGTGCTCGCGGGGCCGAATGGCGCGTTGATGGCGCCGACGCCGCTGACCTTGGCCGAGACCGCATCGGTGTTCGGCGAAATGCTCACCTTCCGCTCGCTGCTCGCCCGCACGGACGATCCGAAATTGCGCAAGTCGATGCTCGCCGCGAAGGTCGAGGACATGCTCAATACGGTGGTGCGGCAAATCGCGTTCTACACGTTCGAGCGCAAACTGCATGAGGCGCGCCGCGAGGGCGAACTGACGCTCGAGCAGATCAACCGTTTCTGGATGGACGTGCAGGCGGAAAGCCTTGGGCCGGCGATCCGGCTCGATCCGTCCTATGAGATTTTCTGGGCCTATATTCCGCATTTCATCCATTCGCCGTTCTACGTCTATGCCTATGCTTTCGGCGATTGCCTGGTAAATTCGCTATACGGCGTCTATCAAAACGCCGCCGAAGGCTTTGCCGAGCGCTATCTCGCGATGCTTGCGGCAGGGGGGACAAAACATCACACCGAATTGCTTGCGCCGTTCGGCCTCGATGCGCGCGATCCCGGCTTCTGGCAGATCGGGCTTGGCATGATCGAGGGGATGATCACCGAACTGGCGAATATGGACGCGTAA